A stretch of Eleutherodactylus coqui strain aEleCoq1 chromosome 2, aEleCoq1.hap1, whole genome shotgun sequence DNA encodes these proteins:
- the GPR19 gene encoding probable G-protein coupled receptor 19, with amino-acid sequence MVFAHGMDAQRPRLILPTVIFPMPNDSLTTCPMPAGESWIPGLYKDGPAGQRNNTSLVQLLFPGEIAVAGLVFGFIWILSVFGNALVCLVIHRSRRTQSTTNYFVVSLACADLLLSLGSAPFTLLQITSGRWALGSAMCKLARYFHYLTPGVQIYVLLSICLDRFYTILYPLSFKVSREKAKRMIVASWLFDAAFVSPAFFFYDVADGHCNFFPPPSWDGAVYGVAHLLVGFLVPSALILLFYQKVVKYIWRIGNDRLSVRRTMNIVPRTKVKTIKMFLMLNTIFLVSWLPFYVVQLWHPDESDQRQCCLAYLAVSWLSFGSSAAKPTLYSVYNANFRRGMKETFCMSSMKCYRSNAYTITTSSRMAKRNYVGICEMPIPGKTAVKESVYDSFDREAKEKKLAWPIDSNPPNTFV; translated from the coding sequence ATGGTGTTTGCCCATGGAATGGATGCACAGAGGCCTCGTCTCATCCTGCCAACCGTCATCTTCCCGATGCCAAATGACAGTCTGACCACCTGCCCAATGCCTGCGGGAGAATCGTGGATCCCAGGACTCTACAAAGATGGCCCCGCGGGGCAGAGGAACAATACCAGCCTAGTCCAACTTCTGTTTCCTGGGGAGATTGCAGTAGCTGGCTTAGTCTTTGGGTTTATATGGATCCTCTCAGTGTTCGGTAATGCTTTGGTTTGTCTTGTCATTCATCGAAGCCGTCGGACTCAGTCAACGACTAATTACTTTGTGGTTTCTCTGGCATGTGCGGATTTGCTGCTTAGCCTTGGCAGTGCCCCTTTCACACTCTTACAAATCACCTCTGGCCGTTGGGCTTTAGGCAGCGCGATGTGCAAATTGGCGCGTTATTTTCACTACTTGACACCTGGAGTTCAGATTTATGTGCTTCTGTCCATCTGCCTTGACCGTTTCTACACTATTTTGTATCCTCTGAGCTTCAAGGTCTCTAGGGAAAAAGCCAAAAGGATGATTGTGGCATCGTGGCTATTCGACGCTGCCTTTGTTTCTCCAGCGTTCTTTTTTTACGATGTTGCAGACGGGCACTGCAACTTCTTCCCTCCTCCATCCTGGGATGGGGCAGTGTATGGTGTGGCCCATCTTCTGGTGGGCTTCCTTGTGCCCTCTGCTCTCATCCTCCTCTTTTACCAAAAAGTAGtgaaatatatttggcgcattgGCAATGACAGGCTGAGTGTCAGACGCACTATGAACATCGTGCCCAGGACCAAAGTCAAAACCATCAAAATGTTCTTGATGTTAAATACAATATTTCTGGTGTCATGGTTGCCCTTCTATGTGGTGCAGTTGTGGCATCCGGATGAGAGCGACCAGCGCCAGTGCTGCCTTGCCTACTTGGCAGTCTCCTGGCTCTCCTTTGGTTCCTCGGCTGCCAAGCCAACACTGTACTCTGTATACAATGCCAACTTCCGACGGGGCATGAAGGAGACCTTTTGTATGTCATCCATGAAGTGTTACCGGAGCAATGCTTATACCATCACCACCAGCTCCCGCATGGCAAAGAGGAACTATGTTGGCATCTGTGAAATGCCCATCCCAGGCAAAACTGCAGTCAAAGAATCTGTTTATGATTCATTTGACCGGGAAGCTAAGGAGAAAAAACTGGCTTGGCCCATCGATTCCAACCCTCCGAATACATTTGTGTGA
- the CREBL2 gene encoding cAMP-responsive element-binding protein-like 2, which translates to MEENKVTGGKVKKPGKRGRKPAKIDLKAKLERSRQSARECRARKKLRYQYLEELVSSRERAICALREELEMYKQWCKAMDQGKIPSEIRALLTGEELSKSNPNSSKQQRPVKSDPAEK; encoded by the exons ATGGAGGAGAACAAG GTGACTGGAGGAAAGGTAAAGAAGCCCGGAAAAAGGGGAAGGAAACCAGCCAAGATCGACCTGAAAGCCAAACTAGAACGGAGCCGGCAGAGCGCACGGGAGTGCCGAGCCCGAAAGAAACTACGTTACCAGTACCTGGAGGAGCTAGTGTCAAGCCGGGAACGGGCCATCTGCGCACTGAGGGAGGAGCTGGAGATG TACAAGCAGTGGTGTAAAGCGATGGATCAAGGTAAAATTCCATCTGAAATCCGAGCTCTTCTCACCGGAGAGGAACTGAGCAAATCTAATCCAAACTCCAGCAAACAGCAAAGACCCGTAAAGAGCGACCCCGCGGAGAAATGA